The Solibacillus sp. FSL R7-0682 genome includes a window with the following:
- a CDS encoding toxic anion resistance protein has translation MGKEINPFDAFQTSESVDIQVSKDQFAVNVANNVTAPLFASLSNDAKQQAMQLALSLKSEKYEEILAFGLPAQEAMKKFTTQMLQYIQRKDVRKVGEVLSDLMEQLEKIDPDALVEEERGFFAKIFSRPKQSLQEVMTQYNKLSIRIDRLSIQLAHNQNSLLSDYQFLNDLYALNEDYFQGINVYIAGLEIKKQHIKEVVLPALEQAALSEEDPFKQHELKDVQMQLEWLERRMYDLELSREVAIQYAPQIRMIQQTNQMLMEKIQSSIMNTIPLWQSQISMLLSMNNQRRAMQSQQRLMDVSQQLLKKNGKMLHNSSKARKQQLLKHEDIDRFKQTQLKLLQDIEETLRVQVTSDEKRHEIEHTIIEHK, from the coding sequence ATGGGAAAAGAAATCAATCCATTCGATGCTTTTCAAACAAGTGAAAGTGTCGATATACAAGTATCAAAAGATCAATTCGCGGTGAACGTTGCAAACAATGTAACGGCACCGCTTTTCGCGTCTCTTAGTAATGATGCAAAACAACAGGCGATGCAGCTTGCACTTAGCTTAAAAAGTGAAAAATACGAAGAAATTTTAGCTTTCGGTTTACCTGCGCAAGAGGCAATGAAAAAATTTACTACGCAAATGCTTCAATACATTCAACGAAAGGATGTAAGAAAAGTTGGAGAAGTGCTCTCCGATTTAATGGAACAACTAGAAAAAATCGATCCAGATGCGTTAGTCGAAGAAGAAAGAGGCTTTTTTGCAAAGATTTTTAGTCGTCCAAAGCAATCGCTTCAAGAAGTCATGACACAATACAATAAACTTAGCATACGAATTGACCGACTAAGTATACAACTCGCACATAACCAAAATAGTTTGTTGTCAGATTACCAGTTTTTAAATGATCTCTATGCATTGAACGAAGATTACTTTCAAGGCATCAACGTCTACATAGCTGGCCTTGAAATTAAAAAGCAACATATTAAAGAAGTTGTACTACCAGCACTTGAACAGGCTGCACTTTCTGAAGAAGACCCATTTAAGCAACATGAATTAAAGGATGTACAAATGCAGCTTGAATGGCTTGAGCGACGCATGTACGATTTAGAACTGTCTCGTGAGGTAGCCATTCAATATGCACCACAAATTCGAATGATTCAACAAACAAATCAAATGCTTATGGAAAAAATACAAAGTTCAATTATGAATACAATTCCGTTATGGCAGTCACAAATTAGTATGCTACTAAGCATGAACAATCAACGACGTGCCATGCAATCTCAGCAACGTTTAATGGACGTTTCTCAACAATTATTAAAAAAGAATGGAAAAATGCTTCACAATTCTTCAAAAGCACGCAAACAGCAGCTATTAAAACATGAGGATATTGACCGCTTTAAACAAACTCAATTAAAGCTATTACAAGATATTGAAGAAACATTACGCGTACAAGTTACAAGTGAT